Genomic DNA from Deltaproteobacteria bacterium RBG_16_64_85:
AGCTTGCCTCCCTCCTCTGGAAGGATCGCGAAGTCCGGGCGCTTCTCCGCAGGGAGGAGTTTGACGAACTGTTCGACATCCGGTATTACCTGAAGAGCGTCGACGCGATATTCGACCGGGTATTTGGCCGCAAAGGGAGTACGGCGTGAAGACGCGTCTTCGTCACCCTGAGAACCAGGGAAGGGCGTTTTTGTCCTGCCCTCCGGAAAAGAAAGCCGCGCTCCCCGCGACCGCCGCGGAGTTCCGTATTACAATGGAAGAACTGGGCGTGGTGGGATCGGCGATCGAGATCGAGGGAATCGCCCGGGTGGAGGCGCTGGAGATGAAAAGCGTCTGGGCCGGCGGCTTGGCCGGCGCGCTCGGGTACGGGGGATAAGCCGCGCATGTGCGGAATCTTCGGCGTCATGGGCCACCCGGAAGCGGCCAATCTGACCTACCTGGGGCTCTACGCCTTGCAGCACCGGGGGCAGGAGAGCGCGGGGATCGCCTGCGCGGACGGCGACGTGATCACCTTCCACAAGGAGATGGGGCTGGTCGCGGACATCTTCTCCGAGGAGGTCCTGGCGCGGCTTCCCGGTTTCATCGCCATCGGGCACGTCCGCTACTCGACGACCGGGAGCTCGGAGCTCAAGAACGCCCAGCCGTTCGTCGTCGATTTCGAGAGCGGCTCGATCGCGGTCGCGCACAACGGGAACCTGGTCAACGCCCACGTGCTGAAACAGGAGCTCGAGGTGAGCGGATCGATCTTCCAGTCCACGATGGACACGGAGGTCATCGTTCACCTGATTGCCCGCTCCCGACGGGGGCGGATCGAGGACCGGATCGTCGACGCGCTGGCCCAGGTACGGGGCGCCTACTCGCTCCTGTTCCTGACGCGGGACAAGCTCATCGCCGTGCGCGACCCCCACGGCATACGGCCCATGGTGCTGGGGAGGATCAAGGGGGGGCATGTCGTCTGCTCGGAATCGTGCGCCCTGAACCTCATCGAGGGAGAGCTGGTCCGGGACGTCGAGCCGGGGGAGATGATCGTGATCGACGAGCGCGGGATGCACTCCTCCCATCCCTTTTTCCCCGCGCCGGCGCATTTCTGCGTCTTCGAGTACATCTATTTCGCCCGGCCCGACTCGATCATGGGCGGGACCAGCGTCTACGAGGTCCGCAAGCGCCTGGGACACGAACTCGCGCGCATGCACCCGGTGGACGCCGACATCGTCATCCCGGTTCCGGATTCCGGCGTGCCGGCGGCGATCGGCTACTCCGAGGAGTCGGGGATCCCCTTCGAGATGGGGCTCATCCGCAACCACTACGTCGGCCGGACCTTCATCGAGCCGCAGCAGTCGATCCGGCACTTCGGCGTCAAGATCAAGCTGAACACGGTCCGCGGGATCGTGGAGGGGAAGCGCGTCGTCGTGGTGGACGACTCGATCGTGCGCGGGACGACGGGGCGCAAGATCATCAAGATGATCCGCATGGCGGGGGCGAAGGAGGTCCACGTCCGCATCAGTTCGCCGCCCACCGTCTTTCCGTGCTTTTACGGGATCGACACGCCGCTCCGGCGCGACCTCATCGCGGCCACGCACAGCCTCGAGGAGATCAAGGCCTACCTCACCTCCGACTCCGTGGGCTACCTGACGATCGACGCGCTGCACACCTGCGTTCCCAAGATGGAAAAGGGAACCTGCGATTCCTGTTTCTCCGGCAATTATCCGGTGCCGCTCGAGGTCCAGGAGAGCGAGGAGCAGCTTCCGCTGTTCCGGGGCTCCGTACGGATTTAAGATCCA
This window encodes:
- a CDS encoding amidophosphoribosyltransferase; the protein is MCGIFGVMGHPEAANLTYLGLYALQHRGQESAGIACADGDVITFHKEMGLVADIFSEEVLARLPGFIAIGHVRYSTTGSSELKNAQPFVVDFESGSIAVAHNGNLVNAHVLKQELEVSGSIFQSTMDTEVIVHLIARSRRGRIEDRIVDALAQVRGAYSLLFLTRDKLIAVRDPHGIRPMVLGRIKGGHVVCSESCALNLIEGELVRDVEPGEMIVIDERGMHSSHPFFPAPAHFCVFEYIYFARPDSIMGGTSVYEVRKRLGHELARMHPVDADIVIPVPDSGVPAAIGYSEESGIPFEMGLIRNHYVGRTFIEPQQSIRHFGVKIKLNTVRGIVEGKRVVVVDDSIVRGTTGRKIIKMIRMAGAKEVHVRISSPPTVFPCFYGIDTPLRRDLIAATHSLEEIKAYLTSDSVGYLTIDALHTCVPKMEKGTCDSCFSGNYPVPLEVQESEEQLPLFRGSVRI